A window of the Pristis pectinata isolate sPriPec2 chromosome 27, sPriPec2.1.pri, whole genome shotgun sequence genome harbors these coding sequences:
- the trappc4 gene encoding trafficking protein particle complex subunit 4, whose product MVVFSVYVVNKAGGLVYQHDNYSPRTDVEKTFSYPLDLVLKVYDERVVVSFGQRDGIKVGYAVLSVNGMDVNGRYMADNRDVLEYLNTSFNYPLAIRFGRPRLTSNEKLMLASMFHSLFAIGSQLSPEPGSSGIEVLETDTFKLHCFQTLTGIKFIVLADPRQAGIDSLLRKIYEIYSDYALKNPFYSLEMPIRCDLFEQNLKVALEVAEKAGTFGATS is encoded by the exons ATGGTGGTCTTCAGTGTTTATGTGGTGAATAAAGCGGGCGGCCTGGTTTACCAGCACGACAACTACTCGCCCCGCACCGACGTGGAGAAAACCTTCAGCTACCCGCTGGATCTGGTGCTGAAGGTGTACGACGAGCGGGTGGTGGTGTCCTTCGGTCAGAGGGACGGCATTAAAG TCGGATATGCTGTGCTTTCAGTCAATGGGATGGATGTAAATGGAAGGTACATGGCTGACAACAGGGATGTGCTGGAGTATCTGAACACCTCTTTTAATTACCCTTTGGCAATTCGGTTTGGACGGCCTCGTTTGACATCCAATGAGAAATTAATGTTGGCCTCCATGTTTCACTC GTTGTTTGCAATTGGTTCCCAGTTGTCACCGGAGCCTGGAAGTTCTGGGATTGAAGTGCTAGAAACAGACACCTTCAAACTGCACTGTTTTCAAACCCTAACAG GAATTAAGTTCATTGTGTTGGCTGACCCTCGACAAGCAGGAATTGATTCCCTCCTTCGGAAGATTTATGAAATTTATTCAGACTATGCTCTTAAAAACCCATTCTACTCTCTCGAGATGCCAATCAG GTGTGATCTCTTTGAACAGAATTTGAAAGTGGCTTTGGAAGTagcagaaaaagctggaacaTTTGGAGCAACATCTTGA